From Salinicoccus roseus, one genomic window encodes:
- a CDS encoding MFS transporter yields MNRKLLVTFTVGVFLLGMMELIISGILELMSSDLGISNALTGQLITVYAVSFAVFGPILVKATEKLRPKPVILVSLIVFILGNIIFGLSSTFMMLALGRVITALAAAVFIVKIMDMTVLLSEPAIRGRMIALVYMGFSAANVFGIPIGTIIGQQFGWRVIFWLVIAIAVIVGLGIIALAPNKRGEDLGDPVPDKILDRRNIVLYIGVTMSVLIGNYIVLGYISPLMTTNGYSIENVSIALLIAGVGGMLGTILGGNLVDRIGTRRTLMIMLSLFIISMAAMPLIYGIPVLFYINLFLWSLFQWSTSPAVQSGLVENVQGSAAVVFSWNMSGLNLGIGIGAVIGGIYISQFDIGYAPWLSVFIIAMGLLCAVFVKETEKSYQ; encoded by the coding sequence ATGAATAGAAAATTATTGGTGACATTTACCGTCGGCGTCTTTCTTCTTGGCATGATGGAACTCATCATTTCGGGTATATTGGAGCTGATGAGTTCGGATCTCGGCATTTCGAATGCCCTGACAGGACAGCTGATTACAGTATATGCAGTGAGCTTTGCGGTTTTTGGTCCCATACTCGTCAAAGCAACTGAAAAATTAAGGCCCAAACCCGTCATCCTTGTTTCCCTGATTGTCTTCATTCTCGGGAATATAATCTTCGGATTGTCCAGTACATTCATGATGCTGGCATTGGGTCGGGTCATCACAGCACTTGCAGCAGCAGTGTTCATCGTCAAGATTATGGATATGACTGTGCTGCTTTCGGAACCGGCCATACGCGGACGTATGATTGCACTGGTTTATATGGGCTTCAGTGCAGCAAATGTCTTCGGCATTCCAATCGGAACAATCATCGGACAGCAGTTCGGCTGGCGGGTCATTTTCTGGCTTGTTATTGCCATTGCAGTTATAGTAGGATTAGGCATCATTGCCCTGGCCCCGAATAAAAGGGGAGAGGATCTGGGTGATCCTGTTCCGGACAAGATACTGGACAGAAGGAACATCGTACTCTACATAGGGGTGACGATGTCTGTACTGATCGGAAACTATATCGTCCTCGGCTACATTTCACCACTGATGACCACCAATGGCTACAGTATAGAAAACGTCTCCATTGCACTGCTGATTGCCGGTGTAGGCGGCATGCTTGGAACCATCCTTGGCGGCAATCTGGTCGATAGGATTGGTACACGACGAACCTTGATGATCATGCTGTCGCTGTTCATCATATCGATGGCGGCGATGCCGCTGATATATGGCATTCCGGTGCTGTTCTATATCAACCTGTTCCTCTGGAGCCTCTTCCAGTGGAGTACAAGCCCGGCTGTGCAAAGCGGCCTGGTCGAGAATGTACAGGGTTCTGCAGCTGTGGTCTTCAGCTGGAACATGTCCGGCCTCAACCTCGGCATCGGCATCGGGGCCGTCATCGGCGGCATCTACATCAGCCAGTTCGACATCGGATATGCACCATGGCTCAGTGTATTCATCATCGCCATGGGTCTCCTGTGCGCCGTATTCGTCAAGGAGACGGAAAAATCCTACCAATAA
- a CDS encoding YjiH family protein produces MHKRATLFKFLIPSLIGVFMFLFPMKNADGDTTIPVAYLADALNELIGYDNVVLIVIILINISALLTILFSWVVNPAQEFFRNLFRVNAVWVILRVLGAVFSLMAYFVFGPEFINSENTGGLMLYDLLPTLFAIFLFAGILLPLLLNYGLLEFVGTMFAKIMRPLFTLPGRSTVDNLASWVGDGTVGVLLTSNQYENGYYSKREAAVIATTFSVVSITFSIVILDLIGLMDRFLLFYMTIIIAGIIAALIMPRIPPLSRIKDDYYVEGSAIDETVPSGYNPVTWGYKKALDRAHEAEGFRDFLKDGVKTVGDMWFAVLPIVMAIGTLGTIFAEYTPVFTWIGAPFVPVLELMNVPEAQAASESLFIGFTDMFLPAILIEGVSSDMTRFIIGTLSITQLIYLSEVGGVILGSKIPVGIGKLFVIFLLRTAITLPVIVVIAHIFF; encoded by the coding sequence ATGCATAAACGTGCAACTTTATTTAAATTCCTCATCCCTTCACTGATTGGGGTGTTCATGTTCCTCTTCCCCATGAAGAATGCCGATGGAGACACGACGATACCCGTCGCATACCTTGCAGATGCACTCAATGAACTGATCGGTTACGACAATGTTGTCCTCATCGTCATCATACTGATAAATATTTCCGCTTTATTGACCATCCTCTTCAGCTGGGTGGTCAATCCTGCCCAAGAGTTTTTCAGGAACTTGTTCCGTGTAAATGCAGTATGGGTCATCCTGCGTGTGCTGGGTGCAGTATTCTCGCTGATGGCATATTTCGTCTTCGGTCCAGAGTTCATAAATTCTGAAAACACAGGCGGACTGATGCTCTATGATCTGCTGCCGACACTGTTTGCCATATTCCTTTTTGCCGGCATACTGCTGCCGCTCCTGCTCAACTATGGTCTGCTCGAATTCGTCGGTACGATGTTCGCCAAAATCATGCGTCCGCTGTTCACCCTCCCGGGCCGTTCCACAGTCGATAACCTGGCATCATGGGTCGGAGACGGTACGGTTGGTGTCCTGCTGACGAGCAACCAGTATGAAAATGGCTACTACTCGAAAAGGGAAGCTGCGGTCATTGCGACGACCTTCTCTGTAGTATCCATCACGTTCTCGATCGTCATACTTGACCTGATCGGTCTGATGGACCGTTTCCTGCTGTTCTACATGACGATCATCATCGCGGGCATCATCGCCGCATTGATCATGCCAAGGATTCCGCCCCTTTCCCGCATCAAGGATGACTATTATGTAGAGGGGAGCGCCATAGATGAAACCGTCCCTTCAGGATACAATCCGGTCACTTGGGGTTACAAGAAGGCCCTCGACCGGGCACATGAAGCAGAGGGCTTCAGGGACTTCCTGAAAGATGGTGTGAAGACCGTCGGAGACATGTGGTTTGCGGTGCTCCCGATTGTCATGGCAATCGGGACACTCGGTACGATATTTGCGGAGTACACACCCGTGTTCACATGGATCGGCGCACCTTTCGTACCGGTTCTCGAACTGATGAATGTGCCGGAGGCACAGGCCGCTTCAGAATCGCTCTTCATCGGGTTCACCGATATGTTCCTTCCCGCCATACTGATTGAAGGCGTCTCTTCCGATATGACCCGCTTCATCATCGGTACACTGAGCATCACGCAGCTGATCTACCTTTCCGAAGTCGGTGGGGTCATACTCGGCTCCAAAATACCGGTCGGCATCGGAAAATTATTCGTCATCTTCCTGCTCCGTACCGCGATAACACTGCCGGTCATCGTAGTGATCGCGCATATATTCTTCTAA
- the tyrS gene encoding tyrosine--tRNA ligase — MNALLEDLKYRGIIYQMTDEEKITELLDRGQLSLYCGADPTADSLHIGHLVPFLTLRRFQDHGHRPIVLIGGGTGMIGDPSFKSEERKLQTEDQIDDNVRGIKKQMERIFDFSDENSALLVNNKDWLQEISLISFLRDYGKHVSLNYMLAKDAIQSRLETGISYTEFTYTILQAIDFGHLNRHYDCRMQIGGSDQWGNITSGLDLMRRVYGETEAEGMTIPLVTKADGKKFGKTESGNIWLDPNRTSPYEFYQFWINQSDADVIRFIKLFTFLEREEIESLEESVRTEPHLRKAQKRLAEDITAFIHGEDALAEAQRITEALFSGDIKSLSVDQIRDAFKDVPSASYPDDDMNLVKVLVETGISPSRRQAREDIKNGAIYINGERQQDIDYEIHEDDKLDGAFTVVRRGKKKYHMVKYS; from the coding sequence ATGAATGCACTGCTGGAAGACTTGAAATACAGAGGAATCATCTATCAGATGACGGATGAAGAGAAGATTACAGAACTGCTCGACCGCGGGCAGCTCTCATTATACTGCGGGGCCGACCCGACGGCGGACAGCCTTCACATCGGCCACCTGGTGCCCTTCCTGACACTCAGACGGTTTCAGGATCACGGACACCGGCCAATCGTCCTGATCGGCGGGGGGACAGGCATGATCGGGGACCCTTCCTTCAAAAGCGAGGAGCGGAAGCTTCAGACGGAGGATCAGATCGATGACAACGTCCGTGGCATAAAGAAGCAGATGGAACGCATCTTCGACTTCTCTGATGAAAACAGTGCATTGCTGGTCAACAACAAGGACTGGCTTCAGGAAATCAGTCTGATCAGCTTCCTGAGGGACTACGGGAAGCATGTCAGCCTGAACTACATGCTCGCAAAGGATGCCATCCAATCCAGACTGGAGACGGGGATTTCATATACCGAGTTCACATATACGATCCTTCAGGCGATCGACTTCGGCCACCTGAACCGCCACTATGACTGCAGGATGCAGATCGGCGGCTCCGACCAGTGGGGCAACATCACAAGCGGCCTCGACCTGATGCGGCGTGTATATGGTGAAACGGAAGCAGAAGGCATGACGATTCCACTCGTGACGAAAGCGGATGGCAAGAAATTCGGCAAAACGGAGTCCGGCAACATATGGCTCGACCCGAATCGCACTTCCCCATATGAGTTCTATCAGTTCTGGATCAACCAGAGTGATGCGGACGTCATCAGATTCATCAAACTCTTCACCTTCCTGGAGAGGGAGGAGATAGAATCGCTTGAGGAATCGGTCAGGACTGAACCGCACTTGAGGAAGGCGCAGAAGCGCCTGGCCGAGGATATCACGGCCTTCATCCACGGCGAGGATGCTTTGGCCGAGGCACAGCGCATCACTGAAGCGCTCTTCAGCGGGGATATCAAGTCCCTGTCAGTCGACCAGATCAGGGATGCCTTCAAGGATGTGCCGTCGGCAAGCTATCCGGATGACGACATGAATCTCGTCAAAGTACTGGTGGAGACGGGCATCTCCCCGTCACGCAGACAGGCGAGGGAAGACATCAAGAATGGCGCCATCTACATCAATGGGGAGCGCCAGCAGGATATCGACTATGAAATCCATGAAGATGACAAGCTTGACGGTGCCTTCACCGTCGTCAGAAGAGGCAAGAAGAAATACCATATGGTCAAATATTCATAA
- a CDS encoding LemA family protein — protein sequence MRKLLIPLGIIVGFFIILAIIFAPKYNQFVNLEEEVNQKEAQIETQLQRRGDLIPNLVNTVQGYASHEEEIFTDIADARSRLSGAGNVEEMAEANNEMTSALSRLLAISENYPDLQASEQFTGLRDELAGAENRIAVARQDYNTAVQEFNRNTRTFPGNMVAGMFGFSEKPYFEADETSRDVPEVEFNTDQDEE from the coding sequence ATGAGAAAACTACTTATTCCATTAGGCATCATCGTCGGATTCTTCATCATTCTGGCAATCATATTCGCCCCGAAATACAACCAGTTCGTCAACCTTGAGGAGGAAGTGAACCAGAAGGAGGCCCAGATTGAAACACAGCTGCAGAGGCGGGGCGACCTGATTCCGAACCTTGTAAATACGGTCCAGGGTTATGCTTCCCATGAAGAGGAGATATTTACGGACATCGCCGATGCAAGAAGCCGTCTGTCCGGTGCAGGGAATGTCGAAGAGATGGCCGAAGCGAACAACGAAATGACTTCGGCACTGTCAAGGCTGCTGGCCATTTCGGAAAACTATCCGGATCTCCAGGCGAGCGAGCAGTTCACAGGGCTCCGCGATGAGCTCGCAGGAGCTGAGAATCGCATTGCGGTCGCCCGTCAGGACTACAATACAGCTGTACAGGAGTTCAACAGGAACACCAGGACCTTCCCGGGCAACATGGTTGCAGGAATGTTCGGATTCTCCGAAAAGCCATACTTTGAAGCGGACGAGACGAGCAGGGACGTCCCTGAAGTTGAATTCAACACCGATCAGGATGAAGAATGA
- a CDS encoding dipeptidase, producing MKIIDTHCDALLKLQSDYRESYRSQERVLDFKNGGDLNASAEKLRRGGVKVQFFAIFIPPMLPDNEKWQHALEQVDCFYNEVLAEEGFVHIRNFEDIDYLEEGEIGAVLALEGADAIGNDLMKLRTLFRLGVLSVGLTWNDGNLAADGVGEHRGTGLSKFGFNVVDCCNRHNVLVDVSHLNPEGVDDVIRSAERVIATHSNAREIFDHRRNLHDAQIKALINKDGMVNIVFNPPFIEDGTPGIEALFAHIDRIIELGGEQAIGLGSDFDGIASYVEGLEDAGKYQNLVEALVERYGEDFAERITHLNFMERYVKKDLS from the coding sequence ATGAAAATCATCGATACACACTGTGATGCACTGCTGAAGCTTCAATCCGACTACAGGGAGAGCTACCGCAGCCAGGAACGTGTCCTGGATTTCAAAAATGGCGGAGACCTCAATGCCAGTGCCGAAAAGTTGAGGAGGGGAGGCGTCAAGGTCCAGTTCTTCGCCATCTTCATCCCGCCGATGCTGCCGGATAACGAAAAATGGCAGCATGCACTCGAACAGGTGGATTGCTTCTATAATGAAGTGCTGGCGGAAGAGGGTTTCGTGCATATACGGAACTTCGAGGATATCGATTATCTGGAAGAAGGGGAGATCGGTGCGGTGCTTGCTCTGGAAGGGGCGGATGCGATAGGGAATGATCTGATGAAGCTGAGGACCCTGTTCAGGCTGGGTGTGCTGTCCGTCGGCCTTACATGGAACGATGGCAATCTTGCTGCCGACGGTGTAGGCGAGCACAGGGGCACCGGCCTGTCTAAATTCGGGTTCAATGTAGTGGATTGCTGCAACCGCCACAATGTCCTGGTGGATGTGAGCCATCTCAACCCTGAAGGCGTGGATGATGTCATCAGGAGTGCCGAGCGCGTCATCGCAACACATTCGAATGCAAGGGAAATATTCGACCATCGGAGAAATCTCCATGATGCGCAGATAAAAGCGCTGATCAATAAAGACGGCATGGTCAACATCGTCTTCAATCCGCCCTTCATCGAGGATGGGACTCCCGGTATAGAAGCACTTTTCGCGCACATAGACCGGATCATCGAGCTTGGAGGTGAGCAGGCCATCGGACTCGGCTCGGATTTCGACGGCATCGCATCATATGTGGAGGGACTTGAAGACGCAGGGAAATACCAGAACCTTGTAGAAGCGCTCGTCGAGAGGTATGGTGAAGACTTTGCTGAAAGGATCACTCATCTGAACTTCATGGAAAGGTACGTAAAAAAAGACTTGTCCTAA
- a CDS encoding transglycosylase domain-containing protein has translation MKNNDFVNYIKNLFSRKDTKKDFIEGSTFKEKFNSVIARFKKAGSPLRVSFFTAYDTIWNIILFTVLAATLVGILAFSIGVGYFAALVNDEEIQPADEVETALTEMTESTTVAFGSGESLGTLRADLIRERVDYDDISPYVTEALIATEDEYFYEHNGVVPKAFIRATLQQLGGSESGTGGSTLTQQLVKNQLLTNETTFDRKATELLLAFRVEKLLSKEEILEAYLNAVSFGRNANGQNIAGVQAAAEGIFGKDASELNLAESAFIAGIPQNPYAYTPFLQGGTVKDEDLRQAGLNRQHFVLERMLLEDKITQEEYDEAVEYDLYANLTDSVTVPNQNYPFLTDEVERRSIDILKYHLAEEDGLTREDVDSTPLINQEYTGLANTALRNQGYHIDTTIDKTIYDTMQDVKDNSSYYYGSRNIEEAQDASEEEQESSDEVFEHELGAMLKDNQTGKILGFIGGRDHERSSINHATQTSRQAGSTMKPLITYGPAIDKGLITPDTVLLDEIFTIPNPFGDDYSPRNYDVDEEFGLVSAKHALSNSYNLSTLRLWADVRQHNPQEYFEKMGMPLSSNNYADENTLVPSLPLGSNDMSVEDNTNAFSTFANNGELVDSYMIESITSPTGEVIYEHESEATQVFKDSTAYLMTDILKETFQTGSAYYIQDYYNSVNSTYDWAAKTGTSNGFVDSWFMGYNPKVTLGVWMGYDRNIPQVANQDSEQHLHIYNWRDIAQALSEAAPEQMGANERFSRPSSVREVEFCALTMEMEDDCEKDVDKVREGLIAEDTRLNDKDGLSDSEIMQRMGEDFDSELSTSDLRGTVTNSYDDRYRVGDSSSSDDDEEEAEEEQ, from the coding sequence ATGAAGAATAATGACTTTGTAAACTATATTAAAAACCTATTTTCACGCAAAGATACAAAAAAGGATTTCATTGAAGGTTCGACCTTCAAAGAGAAATTCAATAGTGTCATCGCGCGTTTCAAAAAAGCCGGTTCCCCGCTCAGGGTCTCCTTTTTTACTGCCTATGACACAATCTGGAACATCATCCTCTTTACCGTGCTTGCAGCCACTCTGGTGGGCATACTGGCATTCAGCATCGGTGTGGGCTATTTCGCAGCCCTCGTAAATGATGAAGAGATCCAGCCTGCCGATGAGGTGGAGACGGCACTCACGGAGATGACCGAGAGCACCACCGTCGCCTTCGGCTCCGGCGAATCGCTCGGTACATTAAGGGCCGACCTCATACGGGAGCGAGTGGACTATGACGACATTTCACCATATGTCACAGAAGCACTCATAGCCACCGAGGATGAATATTTCTATGAACATAACGGCGTCGTGCCGAAAGCCTTCATCAGAGCCACCCTCCAGCAGCTCGGCGGCTCGGAATCGGGTACAGGCGGAAGCACGCTGACGCAGCAGCTCGTCAAGAACCAGCTGCTGACGAATGAAACGACCTTCGACAGGAAGGCGACGGAGCTGCTGCTTGCATTCCGTGTAGAGAAGCTCCTGTCCAAGGAGGAGATCTTAGAAGCCTACCTGAACGCCGTATCCTTCGGCCGTAATGCCAACGGTCAGAACATCGCCGGTGTACAGGCTGCTGCAGAAGGAATCTTCGGCAAGGACGCATCTGAATTGAATCTTGCGGAGAGTGCCTTCATCGCAGGTATCCCGCAGAACCCTTATGCCTACACCCCATTCCTCCAGGGAGGCACGGTCAAGGATGAGGACCTGCGTCAGGCAGGATTGAACAGGCAGCACTTCGTACTCGAAAGGATGCTCCTTGAAGACAAGATCACCCAGGAAGAGTATGATGAGGCAGTCGAGTATGATCTGTACGCCAACCTCACCGACAGTGTGACTGTACCAAACCAGAATTATCCATTCCTGACTGATGAAGTCGAAAGGCGCAGTATAGACATACTTAAGTACCATCTGGCTGAAGAGGATGGTCTGACACGCGAAGATGTCGATTCCACCCCTCTGATCAACCAGGAGTACACAGGTCTTGCCAACACTGCTTTGAGAAACCAGGGATATCATATCGATACGACGATCGATAAGACGATCTACGATACGATGCAGGATGTAAAGGATAACTCGAGCTACTATTATGGTTCAAGAAACATCGAGGAGGCCCAGGATGCATCGGAAGAAGAGCAGGAATCAAGCGATGAAGTGTTCGAGCACGAACTCGGCGCAATGCTGAAGGATAACCAGACCGGCAAGATCCTCGGGTTCATCGGGGGGCGCGATCATGAACGGTCCTCGATCAACCATGCCACCCAGACCAGCCGCCAGGCCGGTTCGACCATGAAGCCGCTGATCACCTATGGGCCCGCTATTGATAAGGGACTCATTACTCCCGACACTGTGCTGCTGGATGAAATATTCACCATACCCAATCCTTTCGGTGATGACTACAGCCCCCGCAACTACGATGTCGATGAAGAATTCGGGCTCGTCTCCGCCAAGCACGCACTCAGCAACTCATACAACTTGAGCACGCTGAGATTGTGGGCAGACGTCAGACAGCATAACCCACAGGAGTATTTCGAGAAGATGGGAATGCCGCTTTCAAGCAACAACTATGCCGATGAGAACACACTTGTCCCTTCCCTACCACTCGGCTCGAATGATATGTCCGTCGAGGACAACACCAATGCATTCTCCACTTTTGCCAATAACGGAGAGCTGGTCGACAGCTACATGATAGAATCGATCACCAGCCCGACAGGTGAAGTCATCTATGAACATGAAAGCGAGGCGACGCAGGTCTTCAAGGACTCTACAGCATACTTGATGACGGACATTCTGAAGGAGACCTTCCAGACAGGATCCGCCTACTACATCCAGGACTACTACAACAGTGTAAACAGCACTTATGACTGGGCAGCCAAGACAGGGACATCGAATGGGTTTGTGGACTCATGGTTCATGGGCTACAATCCAAAAGTCACACTCGGAGTGTGGATGGGCTATGACCGCAATATTCCACAAGTGGCCAACCAGGACAGCGAGCAGCATCTGCACATCTATAACTGGCGTGACATTGCCCAGGCCCTAAGCGAGGCCGCACCGGAGCAGATGGGTGCCAATGAACGGTTCAGCAGACCATCCTCCGTCAGGGAAGTCGAATTCTGCGCACTTACCATGGAGATGGAAGATGATTGCGAAAAGGATGTAGACAAAGTACGTGAAGGCCTCATTGCAGAAGACACACGCCTTAACGATAAGGATGGCCTGAGCGACTCCGAAATCATGCAGCGGATGGGTGAGGACTTCGATTCCGAACTCAGCACTTCAGACCTCCGCGGTACGGTGACCAATTCCTATGATGACCGCTATCGTGTTGGAGACAGCTCCAGTTCCGATGATGATGAAGAAGAAGCTGAAGAAGAGCAGTAA
- a CDS encoding TPM domain-containing protein — translation MKRLIMLMLIMFVFSSLPAEARVALPSLDTSHYFIQDNAGVLSESSIEELNQMGTHLEEGTGVEMLLLTMPSTGQEHRQDYALKALREYGVGKQEEDNGIVILLNLDNGNEYNNRGVEVQVGYGIEGYLNDAKIGRIIDDVAMEHFVAATEAEEGSEAAASSYEQGLSNLYQALYEESLDAYGYEEGEFTRDTPEADTTMGATDGETLGAGESIFRLIFAMVVIYLLFKLMGGGGKPPRGGGRRGRRRGPVVFFPPSGGGGRGGGFGGGGFGGFGGGSGGGGGAGRGF, via the coding sequence ATGAAACGCCTGATCATGCTCATGCTGATCATGTTCGTATTTTCCAGCCTCCCTGCCGAGGCGCGTGTGGCCCTGCCATCCCTCGACACCAGCCATTACTTCATTCAGGATAATGCAGGAGTGCTGAGCGAATCGTCGATTGAGGAGCTCAATCAGATGGGGACGCACCTGGAAGAGGGGACAGGCGTTGAAATGCTGCTGCTCACCATGCCCTCGACCGGTCAGGAGCATCGGCAGGACTATGCCCTCAAGGCACTGCGTGAATATGGCGTCGGCAAACAAGAGGAGGATAATGGCATCGTCATCCTACTCAATCTGGACAATGGCAACGAATACAACAACCGCGGTGTCGAAGTCCAGGTCGGCTACGGGATCGAAGGATACCTGAATGATGCAAAGATCGGCAGGATCATCGATGACGTGGCCATGGAGCATTTCGTCGCAGCGACCGAGGCCGAGGAGGGCTCTGAAGCTGCAGCCTCAAGCTATGAGCAGGGGCTTTCCAACCTCTACCAGGCGCTCTACGAGGAATCTCTTGATGCATATGGATATGAAGAAGGCGAGTTCACCCGGGACACGCCGGAAGCAGACACCACCATGGGGGCGACGGACGGTGAGACCCTTGGTGCAGGCGAGTCCATCTTCCGCCTCATCTTCGCGATGGTCGTCATCTACCTGTTGTTCAAACTCATGGGTGGCGGCGGCAAGCCTCCAAGAGGCGGCGGACGTCGTGGACGCAGACGTGGACCTGTCGTGTTCTTCCCGCCATCCGGAGGCGGTGGACGCGGCGGCGGATTTGGTGGCGGTGGCTTTGGCGGCTTCGGGGGCGGCTCCGGAGGCGGAGGCGGTGCCGGACGCGGCTTCTAA
- a CDS encoding formate--tetrahydrofolate ligase, which produces MAHLTDQEIAAKADIKPIEDIAQKAGIPHDALEMYGKYKAKVDIHKIEGNEKQSKVVLVSAMNPTPAGEGKSTCTVGLADAFNQLEKNVMVALREPSLGPVMGIKGGATGGGRAQVLPMEEINLHFNGDLHAITTANNALSAFIDNHIHHGNKLNIDPRRVTWKRVLDMNDRALRQVVVGLGGPTRGVPREDGFDITVASEIMAVLCLAGDIIDLKKKLADIVIGYTYDREPVTVGQLEVEGALALLLKEAIKPNLVQTMEGTPALIHGGPFANIAHGCNSLIATNTARKLADIVVTECGFGSDLGGEKFMNIKARKGEFAPDAIVLVATIRALKMNGGVAKKDLGEANVDALKEGIANLEKHIENARKFGIEPVVALNDFVTDTDEERDFVLNWCKDQNVRVSLTKVWEKGGEGGKDLAEKVLEVLDEPQNFKHLYENELPIDQKIEKIVTEVYGGDGVIFTDKAKKQLAEIDRHGWGGFPVCMAKSQYSLSDDPTLLGRPTGFKVTVREVVAKAGAGFVVALTGDIMTMPGLPKVPSAVHMDVDADGNSKGLF; this is translated from the coding sequence GTGGCACATTTGACAGACCAGGAAATTGCTGCGAAAGCAGACATCAAACCTATTGAGGATATTGCACAAAAGGCGGGCATTCCGCATGATGCTTTGGAGATGTATGGAAAATATAAGGCAAAAGTCGACATACATAAGATTGAAGGCAACGAAAAGCAGTCCAAAGTCGTACTCGTATCTGCAATGAATCCGACACCGGCAGGTGAAGGCAAGTCCACTTGTACAGTCGGATTGGCTGATGCGTTCAACCAGCTCGAAAAGAATGTAATGGTGGCGCTCCGCGAACCATCCCTCGGCCCGGTTATGGGCATCAAGGGCGGCGCGACAGGCGGCGGCCGTGCACAGGTACTTCCTATGGAGGAGATCAACCTCCACTTCAACGGAGACCTGCATGCGATCACTACAGCAAACAACGCACTTTCAGCATTCATCGACAACCATATCCATCACGGCAACAAGCTGAACATCGACCCAAGACGTGTAACTTGGAAACGTGTACTGGACATGAATGACCGGGCGCTCCGCCAGGTTGTAGTAGGACTCGGTGGACCGACGCGCGGTGTTCCAAGGGAAGACGGATTCGATATTACAGTAGCGAGTGAGATCATGGCAGTGCTGTGTCTTGCGGGCGACATAATCGATCTCAAGAAAAAGCTTGCTGACATCGTCATCGGTTACACTTATGACAGGGAACCGGTTACAGTCGGACAGCTTGAAGTGGAAGGTGCGCTTGCACTTCTCCTCAAGGAAGCAATCAAGCCGAACCTTGTCCAGACGATGGAAGGCACTCCAGCGCTCATCCATGGTGGGCCATTCGCGAACATTGCACACGGATGTAACTCACTCATCGCAACGAACACTGCAAGGAAACTTGCTGACATCGTCGTTACAGAATGTGGCTTCGGCTCCGACCTCGGTGGAGAGAAGTTCATGAACATCAAGGCGAGAAAAGGTGAATTCGCGCCTGATGCGATTGTACTTGTAGCAACAATCCGTGCACTCAAGATGAATGGCGGCGTAGCCAAGAAGGATCTTGGTGAAGCAAACGTGGATGCACTGAAAGAAGGCATCGCAAACCTTGAGAAGCATATCGAAAATGCACGCAAATTCGGCATCGAACCGGTTGTTGCACTCAACGACTTCGTAACCGATACTGATGAGGAAAGGGATTTCGTCCTCAACTGGTGCAAAGATCAGAACGTAAGAGTTTCCCTGACTAAAGTATGGGAAAAAGGCGGCGAAGGTGGTAAAGACCTCGCCGAGAAAGTACTTGAAGTACTCGACGAGCCACAGAATTTCAAGCACCTTTATGAGAATGAACTTCCGATCGACCAGAAGATCGAAAAAATCGTCACTGAAGTCTATGGTGGTGACGGTGTCATCTTCACCGACAAGGCCAAGAAGCAGCTTGCTGAAATCGATCGCCACGGCTGGGGAGGCTTCCCGGTATGTATGGCGAAATCACAGTACTCCCTGAGCGATGATCCTACTCTGCTGGGCCGTCCAACAGGCTTCAAAGTTACTGTAAGGGAAGTTGTCGCCAAAGCAGGCGCAGGTTTCGTAGTTGCCCTGACAGGTGATATCATGACAATGCCTGGACTGCCTAAAGTCCCTTCTGCAGTACACATGGATGTGGATGCAGATGGCAACTCCAAAGGCCTCTTCTAA